A genomic stretch from Chitinophaga agri includes:
- a CDS encoding NAD(P)H-dependent glycerol-3-phosphate dehydrogenase, giving the protein MKAGIIGSGSWATALAKILTDNGNQISWWIRNEDTIRYMQLRHHNRHYLTSVYFDTNLVKLSSHLEEVVAASDVLVLAVPSAFLEDVMLQLSPEALQGKKVVNAVKGLVPGSNLLINDYLSDIFDLPLEQYYAITGPCHAEEVANEKLSYLTFSGLQEAAAQSIADMFTNSYLQTIVNRDVIGVQLAAVLKNIYALGAGIAHGLEYGDNFLSVYITNCFREMQQFLDVYGKDHTEAGTHNYNASAYLGDLLVTCYSLHSRNRTFGNMIGKGYSVKAAQLELNMIAEGYYASKSLFEKNMEVGAYMPVAQAVYTILWQHLNPREAFLALEKGFI; this is encoded by the coding sequence GTGAAAGCAGGTATTATCGGTAGCGGCAGTTGGGCAACAGCGTTGGCCAAGATTTTAACGGATAATGGTAATCAGATCTCCTGGTGGATCAGGAATGAGGATACGATCCGGTATATGCAGCTGCGTCATCATAACAGACACTATCTTACCTCCGTATATTTTGATACGAATTTGGTGAAGCTGAGCAGCCATCTTGAGGAGGTTGTAGCAGCAAGTGATGTATTGGTGCTGGCGGTACCTTCCGCTTTCCTGGAGGATGTGATGCTACAGTTATCGCCGGAAGCCCTGCAGGGCAAGAAGGTGGTGAATGCGGTAAAAGGGCTTGTGCCGGGAAGCAACCTGCTGATCAATGACTACCTGTCCGATATTTTTGATCTTCCGCTGGAGCAGTATTATGCCATTACAGGGCCTTGTCATGCGGAGGAAGTAGCCAATGAAAAACTCTCTTACCTGACCTTCTCCGGGTTACAGGAGGCAGCTGCGCAGTCCATCGCAGATATGTTCACCAATAGTTATTTACAGACCATTGTGAACCGCGATGTGATCGGCGTGCAGCTGGCAGCGGTACTCAAGAATATTTATGCACTGGGGGCGGGTATTGCCCATGGCCTGGAATATGGGGATAACTTCCTCAGTGTGTATATCACCAACTGTTTCCGGGAAATGCAGCAATTCCTGGACGTCTACGGGAAAGATCATACGGAAGCGGGTACGCATAATTACAATGCCAGTGCCTATCTGGGTGATCTGCTGGTGACCTGCTATTCTTTACATAGCCGTAACCGTACCTTCGGTAATATGATCGGTAAAGGCTACTCTGTAAAGGCGGCACAGTTAGAGCTGAATATGATCGCGGAGGGCTATTACGCCAGTAAGAGCCTGTTTGAGAAGAATATGGAAGTTGGCGCCTATATGCCTGTGGCACAGGCAGTGTATACTATATTATGGCAGCATCTCAATCCCAGAGAAGCCTTCCTTGCCCTGGAAAAGGGATTTATTTAA
- a CDS encoding SusC/RagA family TonB-linked outer membrane protein, with translation MRKARLCLLSLSAGVFLLLFSLSVMAQQAISGKVISGDDRQPLPGATIQVKGASKKTITDNTGSFTIAAGNNDIIVISSIGFTTQEISASRAGNIVLATDTRGLGEVVVTALGIKKERKKLGYALQEVKGEDLTVARESNVVNQLAGKVAGVTVIGSPSGVGGSARVSIRGERSVDLNKNQPLYVVDGVPISNAINGGSGSNNTEVDFGNGASFINPDDIESMNVLKGPAAAALYGSRAANGVIMIKTKSGRKQKGIGVEVNSNLTLESALKLPEYQKVYGQGNASGGDFAFVNGGGAGLADGTDEGWGPAFRGQLFPQFNSPRTLNGQAIPYTGGDMNAPAGSVITPTAWVPDNDNLKNFLETGRTFTNNVALVGGNDHGDFRLSYTNLNQTGIVPNTDLKRNTTSFSAGYHFTPKFTAKAFVSYIKSESDNRPSISYGTESIMYLFNCWLPASVSVRDLKRLWQRGREDRQQYNWNYNYHDNPYMTVYENTNGQYYDRLIGNVILRYDLTSWLNLQVRTATDWSSERREYRRAFSTQRFPFGEYREVNIINEERNTDFLFAADKEINSNFSFNTTLGGNQMRQTSRFSEDVAGQLNIPGVYRLTNSRIALVANQNNVGKRINSFYGSGGISYKNKLFLDVTGRNDWSSALTLPEDLKAFGTEQNGYFYSSVALSAIISDMIKLPSVISFAKLRGSFAQVGNDTDPFAFTQTFNRSDPFGASQVYGETSRLSNLNLKPEISSAFEFGADIRFWQNRVGLDLTYYQSNTKNQILNIPLSNTSGYESRVINAGSIRNNGFEAMLNVTPVRKNNFSWDAYVNFSMNRSKVLELTDGLSNYVMADRSVSVEARVGERMGDLYGIGFARVQNTNPEGPYYDASGQYTGQMVFAANGRPVATTERIRLGNYNPDWLMGIGNTFNYKGIRLSCLFDVRHGGKLYSHTQTVGREGGIIKETLEGRADGYDMSKAGNGVIGNGVVQQADGKFAVNTTKVAVREWHSAWTGGRNIAEGVMYDASFVKLRELQIGYSFPGSFKKGVIKGMNVSLVGRNLFLWDNVPHVDPEVMSYSGGTALPGIEYMSLPSSRSYGVNLSFKL, from the coding sequence ATGCGTAAAGCACGTCTATGCCTTTTATCTTTATCCGCAGGCGTTTTCCTCCTTTTATTTTCCTTAAGTGTGATGGCCCAGCAGGCTATCAGTGGGAAAGTAATTTCAGGGGATGACAGGCAACCACTGCCCGGCGCCACCATCCAGGTGAAAGGTGCATCAAAGAAAACCATTACAGACAATACCGGCAGCTTCACTATCGCCGCTGGCAATAACGACATAATTGTCATCAGCAGCATTGGTTTTACTACCCAGGAGATAAGTGCCTCCCGGGCGGGTAATATCGTACTGGCTACAGATACCCGTGGATTGGGTGAGGTAGTGGTCACAGCTCTTGGTATCAAAAAAGAACGTAAGAAATTAGGTTATGCCCTGCAGGAAGTGAAAGGTGAAGACCTGACCGTAGCCAGGGAATCTAACGTGGTCAACCAGCTGGCCGGTAAAGTAGCCGGTGTAACCGTGATTGGTAGCCCTTCGGGCGTCGGCGGTTCTGCAAGAGTATCTATCAGGGGTGAGCGTTCCGTAGACCTTAATAAGAACCAGCCACTGTACGTGGTGGATGGTGTGCCTATCAGCAATGCCATCAATGGCGGTTCGGGCAGCAATAATACTGAAGTGGATTTCGGTAATGGAGCCAGCTTCATTAACCCGGATGACATAGAAAGTATGAACGTACTGAAAGGACCAGCGGCAGCGGCGCTGTATGGTTCCCGTGCGGCCAACGGTGTTATTATGATCAAGACCAAATCCGGCCGCAAGCAGAAAGGTATCGGTGTAGAGGTGAATAGTAACCTGACACTGGAATCGGCTTTGAAGCTGCCTGAGTACCAGAAGGTATATGGACAGGGTAATGCCAGCGGTGGTGACTTTGCTTTTGTAAATGGTGGCGGTGCTGGTTTAGCAGATGGTACTGACGAAGGTTGGGGACCTGCCTTCCGTGGACAGCTTTTTCCACAGTTCAACTCTCCTCGTACCCTGAATGGTCAGGCGATCCCTTATACTGGTGGTGATATGAATGCGCCTGCAGGTAGTGTCATCACCCCGACAGCCTGGGTGCCGGATAATGATAACCTGAAGAATTTCCTGGAGACAGGCCGTACATTCACCAATAACGTAGCCCTTGTTGGTGGTAATGATCATGGCGATTTCCGTCTGAGCTATACGAACCTGAACCAGACAGGCATTGTCCCTAATACTGATCTGAAAAGGAATACAACCAGCTTTTCAGCCGGGTATCACTTCACCCCTAAATTCACTGCCAAAGCTTTCGTAAGCTATATTAAAAGTGAAAGTGATAACCGTCCTTCCATCAGTTATGGTACAGAAAGTATCATGTACCTGTTTAACTGCTGGCTGCCGGCTTCTGTAAGCGTACGTGACCTGAAACGTTTGTGGCAGCGTGGCCGCGAAGACAGGCAACAGTACAACTGGAACTATAACTACCATGATAACCCGTATATGACCGTGTATGAGAACACAAATGGTCAATATTATGATCGCCTGATCGGGAATGTTATTTTAAGATATGATCTGACCAGCTGGCTGAACCTGCAGGTACGTACAGCTACTGACTGGAGCAGTGAGCGTCGTGAGTATCGCAGAGCATTCAGTACCCAACGTTTCCCATTTGGTGAGTACCGTGAGGTGAATATCATCAATGAAGAACGTAACACTGACTTCCTGTTCGCAGCAGATAAAGAAATAAATTCCAATTTCTCCTTCAATACCACTTTGGGTGGTAACCAGATGCGTCAGACTTCCCGTTTCTCCGAAGATGTGGCAGGGCAGCTGAATATTCCCGGAGTATATCGCTTAACCAACTCAAGAATTGCCCTGGTAGCTAACCAGAACAATGTTGGTAAACGTATCAACAGCTTTTACGGATCAGGTGGTATCTCCTACAAGAACAAACTTTTCCTGGATGTAACCGGCCGTAATGACTGGAGCAGTGCACTCACATTGCCGGAAGACCTGAAAGCTTTTGGTACGGAGCAGAACGGTTATTTCTATTCTTCAGTGGCCCTGAGTGCAATTATCAGTGATATGATCAAATTACCGTCTGTGATCAGCTTCGCAAAACTGAGAGGTAGCTTTGCACAGGTAGGTAATGACACGGATCCGTTTGCATTTACACAAACTTTCAACCGTAGCGATCCATTTGGTGCCTCCCAGGTATATGGGGAAACCAGCCGTTTATCTAACCTGAACCTGAAACCAGAGATCAGCTCCGCATTTGAATTTGGTGCAGACATCCGTTTCTGGCAGAACAGAGTGGGCCTGGACCTGACCTATTACCAGAGTAATACAAAGAATCAGATCCTGAATATCCCATTGTCTAATACCAGTGGGTATGAGAGCCGTGTGATCAATGCCGGTTCTATCCGTAACAATGGTTTTGAGGCGATGCTGAATGTAACTCCGGTCAGGAAGAATAACTTCTCCTGGGATGCTTATGTGAACTTCTCGATGAACCGGAGCAAAGTGCTTGAGCTGACTGATGGTCTGAGCAACTATGTGATGGCAGACAGAAGTGTATCAGTAGAGGCAAGGGTAGGAGAGCGTATGGGCGATCTGTATGGTATTGGCTTTGCCCGTGTGCAAAATACCAATCCGGAGGGACCTTATTATGACGCATCAGGTCAGTATACCGGTCAGATGGTGTTTGCAGCGAATGGTCGTCCGGTAGCTACTACTGAAAGGATCAGACTGGGTAACTATAATCCTGACTGGCTGATGGGTATTGGTAACACATTTAATTATAAAGGTATCCGGCTGAGCTGCCTGTTTGATGTGCGTCATGGCGGAAAACTGTATTCACACACCCAGACCGTAGGTCGCGAGGGTGGCATCATAAAGGAAACCCTGGAAGGTCGTGCAGACGGTTATGATATGAGCAAAGCCGGCAACGGTGTGATCGGTAATGGTGTGGTACAGCAGGCAGACGGCAAGTTTGCAGTTAACACGACCAAGGTAGCAGTACGTGAGTGGCACAGTGCCTGGACAGGTGGCCGTAACATTGCAGAAGGCGTGATGTACGATGCTTCTTTTGTAAAGCTGCGTGAACTGCAGATCGGTTATTCCTTCCCGGGATCATTTAAAAAAGGCGTGATCAAAGGCATGAACGTATCGCTGGTAGGCCGTAACCTCTTCCTGTGGGATAACGTACCGCACGTAGATCCGGAGGTAATGTCCTATTCCGGAGGTACAGCGCTGCCAGGTATTGAGTATATGAGCTTACCGAGCAGCCGTAGCTACGGTGTGAACCTGAGCTTCAAATTATGA
- a CDS encoding SusD/RagB family nutrient-binding outer membrane lipoprotein, protein MKFLKIFLLAGLLSSCTHDFSETNTNENNPTNVTPDLLLSGVIRNMMNSQVNTAWGIGNIVVQHHAKIQFVNEDRYLWGEQNGVWDEVYNNYRNLQNIFTAVGADTTNPYLGVSLVLKSWMFALATDTYGDVPYTEAGRAKLEGKYQPKYDEQEAIYAGILADLRRANTLLMNSNTNLDGDILYGGGASAILKWRKLANSLRLRYLLRLSKRKDVSAEMNEIVANPVLFPLFSDNADNAELEYLSSAPNQWPLYGARVGSFDEFRVSKTLSDRLTALGDPRLKVFGRPSQRSVTAGTPKIEGIPNGLSDVNALAYNGGVQGVSRVGYTFACLVCNDQGQAAPDPAAAKGTLMTYAELMFTLAEARERNMITVGEAATYYNNGITANFNYWKSIVPSQYGIDVTMPANYLTQTGVAYTGTQEEKLAKIALQKWVSYYFTGLEAWFDWRRTGMPEIVPGPSNLNNGRVPVRFIYPQREQSLNGINRGDAVKRQGADDLNTRMWIAK, encoded by the coding sequence ATGAAATTCTTAAAGATATTTTTATTAGCCGGCCTTTTATCATCCTGTACACACGACTTTAGTGAGACCAACACTAATGAGAATAATCCCACCAATGTAACGCCTGATCTGCTGCTGAGTGGCGTGATCAGGAATATGATGAACTCTCAGGTGAATACCGCCTGGGGCATCGGTAATATCGTAGTGCAGCATCATGCCAAGATACAGTTCGTTAATGAGGACCGTTATCTGTGGGGTGAGCAGAATGGAGTATGGGACGAGGTTTACAATAACTATCGCAATCTGCAGAACATCTTTACCGCAGTAGGAGCAGATACAACGAACCCATACCTGGGAGTATCGCTGGTATTAAAATCCTGGATGTTTGCACTGGCGACGGATACTTATGGAGATGTACCGTATACTGAAGCTGGCAGGGCCAAGCTGGAGGGCAAATATCAGCCTAAATATGATGAACAGGAGGCGATCTATGCCGGTATACTTGCAGACCTTAGGCGGGCGAACACCCTGCTGATGAACAGCAATACCAATCTGGATGGTGATATTCTATATGGAGGAGGCGCCAGTGCGATCCTGAAATGGCGTAAGCTGGCCAACTCTCTGAGGCTGCGTTACCTGCTGCGTTTGTCTAAAAGAAAGGATGTGAGCGCAGAAATGAATGAGATCGTGGCTAATCCGGTCCTTTTCCCTTTATTCTCAGATAATGCAGACAATGCAGAGCTGGAATACCTGTCATCGGCGCCTAACCAGTGGCCTTTATATGGAGCACGTGTAGGTTCATTTGATGAGTTCAGGGTGAGTAAGACCTTAAGCGATCGGCTGACAGCGCTGGGCGATCCTCGTCTGAAGGTATTTGGTCGTCCGTCACAGCGGTCGGTTACAGCAGGTACACCGAAGATAGAGGGTATACCCAACGGGCTGAGTGATGTGAATGCACTGGCCTATAATGGTGGTGTACAGGGTGTATCGAGAGTAGGGTATACATTTGCCTGCCTGGTATGCAATGACCAGGGGCAGGCAGCACCAGACCCGGCGGCGGCTAAGGGTACACTGATGACCTATGCAGAACTGATGTTTACACTGGCAGAGGCGAGAGAGCGTAATATGATCACAGTTGGAGAGGCGGCAACATATTACAATAACGGGATCACTGCCAACTTTAACTACTGGAAGAGCATCGTGCCTTCTCAGTATGGTATTGATGTGACGATGCCGGCAAATTATCTTACCCAGACAGGGGTGGCCTATACAGGCACCCAGGAGGAGAAACTCGCAAAGATCGCTTTACAGAAGTGGGTATCCTACTATTTTACTGGTTTGGAGGCCTGGTTTGACTGGAGACGTACGGGGATGCCTGAAATTGTTCCAGGTCCGTCCAACCTGAATAATGGTCGGGTACCGGTGAGATTTATCTATCCTCAGAGAGAACAGTCGCTGAATGGCATCAACCGTGGAGATGCGGTGAAGCGTCAGGGTGCTGATGATCTGAATACACGCATGTGGATCGCTAAGTAG
- a CDS encoding DoxX family protein, protein MWKWHVAINYYAIGHSMLWLALLRLPFQLALIGWAWRFTK, encoded by the coding sequence GTGTGGAAGTGGCATGTGGCCATCAACTACTACGCAATAGGACATTCCATGCTCTGGCTGGCCCTGCTACGACTCCCCTTTCAGCTGGCACTGATCGGTTGGGCCTGGCGGTTCACTAAATAA
- a CDS encoding DEAD/DEAH box helicase — MQNYASILSAFKIDALNEMQLASIDANQKADNVILLSNTGSGKTLGFLIPILEQLDKNTPGTQALVIAPSRELAMQIEKVWKTMTTGFKVTCCYGGHLRETEENNLLEAPALIIGTPGRLGDHIRRENIKTAGIKLLVLDEFDKSLELGFQDEIAFIIESLPNLKKRILTSATEAVDIPDFVGIEAPIRLNFLTEEKSEALAIKYVESEDKDKLDTLFRLICYLGNRSTIVFCNHREAVERTNSFLKENGLTSVFYHGAMEQRDRDAALCKFRNGTSNLLVTTDLAARGLDIPHIRYIVHYHLPHTEDTYTHRNGRTARMDASGTAILLIGPDEKMPAYVQDDPELITLEAQYELPEKPKWTTFFIGAGKKDKVNKIDIVGFLTNKGQLKKEDVGLIEVKDFFSFVAVRKSRAAHTLVLIQNEKIKNKKVKIDVAK, encoded by the coding sequence ATGCAAAATTACGCCTCCATACTCTCCGCCTTTAAAATCGACGCACTCAATGAGATGCAGCTCGCCTCTATTGATGCTAACCAAAAGGCTGACAACGTCATTCTACTCTCCAATACCGGCTCAGGTAAAACCCTCGGTTTCCTGATCCCGATACTGGAACAACTGGACAAAAATACCCCTGGTACCCAGGCTTTAGTGATAGCGCCTTCCCGTGAACTGGCCATGCAGATCGAAAAGGTCTGGAAAACCATGACCACCGGATTCAAGGTAACCTGCTGCTATGGCGGACACCTGCGCGAAACAGAAGAGAATAACCTGCTCGAAGCCCCTGCGCTGATCATCGGTACACCCGGACGACTGGGCGACCACATCCGCAGAGAGAACATCAAAACCGCAGGTATCAAACTCCTGGTGCTGGATGAATTTGACAAATCCCTGGAACTTGGCTTCCAGGATGAAATCGCCTTTATCATTGAATCGCTGCCTAACCTGAAAAAAAGGATCCTGACTTCCGCTACCGAAGCCGTGGACATCCCTGACTTCGTGGGCATCGAAGCACCCATCAGACTCAACTTCCTCACAGAAGAAAAGTCCGAAGCGCTGGCTATCAAGTACGTGGAAAGTGAGGATAAAGACAAACTCGACACCTTATTCCGCCTCATCTGCTACCTGGGCAACAGGTCCACTATCGTGTTCTGTAACCACCGCGAAGCTGTGGAACGCACCAACAGTTTCCTGAAGGAAAATGGCCTGACCAGCGTATTCTACCACGGCGCTATGGAACAAAGAGACAGGGACGCGGCTTTGTGCAAATTCAGGAACGGTACCAGTAACCTGCTGGTCACAACCGACCTGGCCGCCCGCGGACTGGATATTCCTCATATCAGATATATCGTACACTACCACCTCCCTCATACGGAAGATACCTATACACACCGTAATGGCCGTACTGCCAGAATGGATGCCAGTGGTACCGCCATCCTCCTGATCGGTCCGGACGAAAAAATGCCGGCCTATGTACAGGACGATCCGGAACTCATCACCCTTGAGGCACAATACGAGCTGCCGGAAAAACCAAAGTGGACTACCTTCTTCATAGGAGCAGGTAAGAAAGATAAAGTCAATAAGATTGACATCGTAGGCTTCCTCACTAACAAAGGACAGCTCAAAAAAGAGGATGTGGGACTGATCGAAGTAAAAGACTTCTTCTCTTTTGTGGCGGTAAGAAAAAGCAGAGCTGCCCATACCCTGGTATTGATCCAAAACGAGAAGATCAAGAATAAGAAAGTAAAGATTGATGTAGCCAAGTAA
- a CDS encoding FecR family protein — protein MELDRDHIHQLMNEKVMGVINETDEQLLQNALKEYPELQTEFEQLQQEYAIWSENPTVRTLNSEADFAYVEDELKHRKLRKRSVQTFGVLFIAATITSLAIFTYPLITSHPRKAQVALMSTGNKTLQLRLASGEIVDLSSRKDSIAVNGGTAQLHNQNNSLTYTIKTNTAVPDQVNQLWVPPGMDYHITLSDGTHVFLNSATTLRFPFHFSGNTREITVDGEAWLQVAKDENRPFILHTPKGTVQVLGTSFNVNTYDSGRIKVSLVEGAVSVAIAGKQTVLKPGQAITYQQDKGTALTALNQNELLWIKGKYKLDNTPMKEITKVLPRWYGVQVVIDNPEIAEKRFTGTILKAEPMQEFLDAIQLTTGAESYYKDGVLHIR, from the coding sequence ATGGAATTAGACAGGGATCATATTCATCAGCTGATGAATGAAAAAGTGATGGGGGTTATTAACGAAACAGATGAGCAACTCCTTCAAAATGCATTAAAAGAGTATCCGGAATTACAAACCGAATTCGAACAGCTTCAACAGGAATACGCCATTTGGTCCGAAAACCCCACTGTAAGAACACTCAACAGTGAAGCAGACTTCGCTTATGTCGAAGATGAACTAAAACACAGGAAACTCCGTAAACGGAGCGTCCAGACGTTTGGTGTCCTGTTTATAGCCGCTACTATTACCTCACTTGCCATATTTACTTATCCACTTATTACCAGCCATCCACGCAAAGCACAGGTAGCTTTGATGTCAACCGGTAATAAGACGCTACAGTTACGTCTTGCCAGTGGGGAAATTGTCGATCTCTCGTCCCGGAAAGATAGTATCGCTGTTAACGGCGGTACCGCACAACTCCACAATCAAAACAATTCCCTCACATATACCATTAAGACAAATACTGCTGTCCCTGACCAGGTAAACCAATTATGGGTCCCTCCTGGAATGGACTATCATATTACATTATCTGACGGCACCCACGTATTCCTGAACAGTGCCACTACGCTTAGATTTCCGTTCCACTTCTCCGGCAATACCAGAGAGATCACTGTCGATGGAGAAGCCTGGCTGCAGGTCGCTAAAGATGAGAACCGGCCGTTCATACTACATACGCCCAAAGGTACTGTACAAGTACTGGGTACCTCCTTTAACGTAAATACTTACGACTCCGGACGCATAAAGGTGTCACTGGTAGAAGGCGCTGTTTCTGTCGCTATAGCCGGTAAACAAACAGTTCTCAAACCCGGACAAGCCATCACATATCAGCAGGACAAAGGCACAGCACTGACCGCCTTAAATCAAAACGAACTACTCTGGATCAAAGGGAAATATAAACTTGATAACACGCCAATGAAAGAAATCACTAAAGTATTACCCCGCTGGTATGGTGTACAGGTAGTGATCGATAACCCGGAAATTGCTGAAAAACGCTTTACCGGCACTATTCTGAAAGCAGAACCTATGCAGGAATTCCTGGATGCCATTCAGCTTACCACTGGCGCCGAATCCTACTATAAAGATGGTGTACTGCACATCCGGTAA
- a CDS encoding RNA polymerase sigma factor, producing MHTDVNDDLLLQELKSGDTKAYKTMYIRFEKLLLFEASRLLGSVEEAKDVVQDFFIDFFEKKRYNSIHTNLKGYLYISIRYNCMLILKRQKSLQKSQQAYYSSQQEPTVQPEDEQEPGIRDYIDNKVNELLKYMPAQRSKAFQLYVLQGMKRKEVANVMGLSDNTIKTHLATAIKTLREKLS from the coding sequence ATGCACACCGACGTGAATGACGATCTGCTGCTACAAGAACTAAAATCCGGCGATACCAAGGCTTACAAAACGATGTACATCCGTTTTGAGAAACTTCTTTTGTTTGAAGCCAGCCGGCTTTTAGGAAGTGTCGAAGAAGCAAAGGATGTGGTACAGGATTTCTTTATAGACTTCTTCGAGAAAAAACGATATAATAGCATACATACCAACCTCAAGGGATATCTGTATATCTCCATCCGGTATAACTGTATGCTTATTTTAAAAAGACAGAAGAGCCTGCAAAAATCACAACAGGCGTATTATTCCTCCCAACAGGAGCCAACTGTTCAACCCGAAGATGAACAGGAACCAGGCATACGCGATTACATTGATAACAAAGTGAACGAGCTACTTAAATACATGCCAGCACAAAGAAGTAAAGCATTTCAACTCTATGTTCTTCAGGGTATGAAAAGAAAAGAAGTAGCCAACGTAATGGGATTAAGTGATAATACTATCAAGACTCATCTTGCTACAGCTATTAAAACATTACGCGAGAAATTGTCATAA